In Undibacterium sp. KW1, one DNA window encodes the following:
- a CDS encoding DEAD/DEAH box helicase family protein: protein MSKLESELAQLRAENDMLKRLLGTHGVAIPGVVAYANQIGYLPSEVTVTGTLSPEAKVKLFRKLFRGREDVYPVRWTSTQTGKAGYSPVCANEWRRGVCEKPRIKCSDCQHSLYVPLTDQVIFNHLKGELTAGIYPLLIEDRCHFLAIDFDDADWREDAKAVLQTCIANGLPAALEISRSGEGAHLWMFFNGAVLARDARRLGTALISATCARTRQLKLSSYDRLFPNQDTMPKGGFGNLIALPLQKLPRELGRSVFVDENLQPLADQWAYLGSIQPMPAALLEPTLTKLVGDRHPLDIAYAEVPDENADTPWIKAAKPDIKLTGTMPKAVVATIGDQLYIEKAGLPQALMNRLIRLAAFQNPDFYKAQAMRMSTWDKPRIIGRAENHPKHIALPRGCLPDASSLLKANKIELRLTDARTIGAALNVRFSGALREDQQEAMDAVLRQDCGVLVAPTAFGKTVTAAAIIGHRKCSTLILVHRADLMRQWQERLGSFLDLGSQKIGLIGAGKSKQNGILDIAVIQSLARKDDLPDFLSQYGQIIIDEAHHLSAVTFELVLNQATARYVLGLSATPVRSNGHHPIMFMQCGPVLHIAKQPSHVPEQLLVQVQHLPVPAMPALASIQDVIRRLAEDDVRNACIVSDAVTALKQGRKVLLLSKRTEHLDLLHGQLKNSDFPCFLLHGRMKSKDRLAVIASLNELQEDTPHILLASAQLIGEGFDHAPLDTMILTLPISWEGSLRQYAGRLHRDHATKTDILIHDYVELDHPQLARMWEKRQRGYRAMGYQVEVAGRRLC from the coding sequence ATGTCAAAACTAGAATCGGAACTCGCTCAGTTACGTGCTGAAAACGACATGCTCAAGCGCTTGCTGGGTACACATGGCGTCGCTATTCCAGGCGTTGTAGCATATGCTAATCAAATAGGATATTTGCCTTCCGAAGTTACGGTTACGGGAACGCTTTCGCCAGAGGCGAAGGTCAAATTGTTCCGCAAATTATTTCGTGGCCGGGAAGATGTTTACCCTGTGCGATGGACGAGTACCCAAACTGGTAAGGCGGGATACTCCCCGGTCTGCGCCAACGAATGGCGTCGAGGTGTCTGCGAAAAACCGCGTATCAAGTGCAGTGATTGTCAGCACAGCTTGTATGTGCCATTGACGGACCAGGTCATTTTCAATCATTTGAAGGGCGAACTAACTGCTGGAATCTATCCTCTGTTAATCGAAGACAGGTGCCATTTCCTGGCTATTGATTTTGACGATGCTGATTGGCGTGAAGATGCCAAGGCTGTGTTACAGACTTGTATTGCTAATGGACTGCCTGCTGCACTCGAAATTTCTCGTTCTGGGGAAGGGGCGCATCTTTGGATGTTTTTTAACGGGGCAGTCCTTGCGCGTGATGCCCGTCGTCTTGGCACAGCTTTAATCAGCGCCACTTGTGCCCGAACCAGGCAATTGAAGCTGAGTTCATATGATCGCTTATTTCCTAACCAGGATACGATGCCTAAAGGTGGATTTGGTAACCTGATCGCGCTTCCTTTGCAAAAGCTCCCAAGAGAATTGGGGCGTAGCGTGTTTGTCGACGAGAATCTCCAACCGCTGGCAGATCAATGGGCTTATCTAGGCAGTATTCAACCTATGCCTGCGGCTCTGCTGGAGCCAACCTTAACAAAATTGGTCGGTGACCGGCATCCTCTGGACATTGCCTACGCCGAAGTACCAGATGAGAATGCGGACACACCCTGGATCAAGGCGGCTAAACCGGATATCAAGCTCACCGGCACGATGCCAAAAGCAGTGGTCGCTACGATTGGCGACCAGCTATACATTGAGAAAGCAGGGTTGCCGCAAGCATTGATGAATCGATTGATTCGACTGGCTGCGTTTCAAAATCCAGATTTTTATAAGGCACAGGCGATGCGTATGTCCACTTGGGACAAGCCACGCATTATAGGCCGTGCCGAAAATCACCCTAAGCACATTGCCCTGCCGCGTGGATGTTTGCCAGATGCTAGTTCGCTCTTAAAGGCTAACAAGATTGAACTCCGGCTGACCGATGCTCGCACCATAGGTGCCGCGCTCAATGTTAGATTTTCCGGAGCCTTGCGTGAAGATCAACAGGAAGCAATGGACGCGGTGCTACGCCAAGATTGCGGTGTGCTAGTTGCACCTACCGCCTTTGGCAAGACAGTTACGGCCGCAGCAATCATTGGGCATCGAAAATGCAGCACGTTGATTCTGGTTCACCGGGCAGATTTGATGCGGCAATGGCAAGAGAGGCTAGGGAGTTTCTTGGACCTAGGGTCGCAAAAAATAGGTTTGATTGGTGCTGGAAAAAGCAAACAAAATGGAATATTGGATATTGCCGTTATCCAAAGCCTGGCTCGTAAAGATGATTTACCCGATTTTCTCAGCCAATATGGCCAGATTATTATTGACGAGGCGCATCACTTATCCGCTGTCACATTCGAGTTGGTACTCAATCAGGCTACTGCACGTTACGTCCTCGGCTTAAGTGCGACCCCAGTTCGTAGCAACGGACACCACCCCATCATGTTCATGCAGTGCGGTCCAGTCCTACATATCGCCAAGCAACCTAGTCACGTACCAGAACAATTGCTAGTCCAAGTGCAGCATTTGCCAGTTCCTGCAATGCCAGCGCTAGCAAGCATTCAGGACGTAATCCGACGCTTGGCGGAAGACGATGTACGCAATGCTTGCATTGTTAGTGATGCAGTCACAGCGCTAAAACAAGGCAGGAAAGTGCTGCTGCTCTCGAAGCGGACAGAACACCTTGATTTGCTGCACGGACAATTGAAGAACTCGGACTTTCCATGTTTCTTATTGCATGGACGGATGAAGTCAAAGGACAGGCTAGCAGTAATTGCGTCGCTAAATGAATTACAGGAAGATACCCCGCATATTTTGCTTGCAAGCGCTCAATTAATTGGCGAAGGCTTTGATCATGCTCCTTTGGACACGATGATCTTGACTTTACCAATTTCCTGGGAAGGAAGCTTGCGCCAATATGCCGGACGACTGCATCGGGATCACGCTACTAAAACAGATATCCTAATACACGACTATGTAGAACTGGATCATCCGCAGCTCGCCAGGATGTGGGAAAAGCGCCAACGTGGATACCGCGCAATGGGATATCAGGTTGAAGTGGCAGGTCGAAGGTTATGTTGA
- a CDS encoding type II toxin-antitoxin system HipA family toxin, translated as MAQQRIAVYGDWDGLEKPLRLGFLNTRRSGSQELFEFSFDAEALTHPTLVNVQLDPRLQSFTGPQYPPQGRTRFAVFSDASPDRWGRFLMNRRLERDKRASVVGQSTKLFESDYLLGVHDQYRVGALRFRLDDVGPFLDNQDHRGAPPLAALRELEAASDAIERDEFNDAPDGGKWLKMLIAPGGSLGGARPKASVIDPDGGLWIAKFPSARDTSDDFNIGAWEMVVHTLARQCGIRVPESMLRRYVHVHHTFLVKRFDRTANGRRLHFASAMTLTDHQDGDDAALGASYLEMAEVLIQYGSQTNADLRELWTRIVFNLLVSNTDDHLRNHGFLLDPGKGWRLSEAYDMNPVPHSDGLKLNISQSDNALDLDLARSVAPYFRLSPTEAQEIIENSQEVVRQWPLLATALTIPEREQERMATAFRLAYSKY; from the coding sequence ATGGCTCAACAACGTATCGCGGTATATGGAGATTGGGATGGATTGGAAAAGCCGCTACGCCTTGGTTTCCTGAATACCCGTCGTAGTGGTAGCCAAGAACTCTTCGAGTTTTCGTTTGATGCCGAGGCCCTAACACACCCAACGCTTGTGAATGTTCAGCTTGACCCACGTTTACAATCCTTCACAGGCCCTCAATATCCGCCACAAGGTCGAACTAGATTTGCAGTTTTTTCCGACGCAAGTCCTGATCGTTGGGGTCGCTTCCTAATGAACCGTCGTTTAGAGCGCGATAAACGCGCCAGCGTCGTTGGACAGTCGACTAAACTCTTTGAGTCCGACTATTTGCTGGGTGTACATGACCAATATCGAGTTGGTGCACTACGCTTCCGACTTGATGACGTTGGTCCATTTTTGGATAACCAAGATCATCGAGGGGCACCGCCTCTAGCGGCTTTGCGCGAACTAGAGGCTGCTAGCGACGCAATTGAACGCGACGAATTCAACGATGCACCTGATGGTGGTAAATGGCTGAAGATGCTGATTGCCCCTGGAGGATCGTTAGGGGGCGCTCGACCCAAAGCTAGTGTGATAGATCCGGATGGCGGCTTATGGATTGCCAAGTTTCCCAGTGCTCGGGACACCAGCGATGATTTCAATATTGGGGCTTGGGAAATGGTGGTACATACCCTTGCCCGTCAGTGTGGCATACGCGTTCCCGAGAGTATGTTACGGCGCTATGTACATGTCCATCACACTTTTCTTGTTAAGCGTTTCGACCGCACCGCAAATGGCCGCCGCCTCCATTTCGCCTCGGCAATGACGCTGACTGACCATCAAGACGGTGATGACGCGGCTCTTGGAGCTAGCTATTTAGAAATGGCCGAAGTGCTCATCCAATACGGTTCACAGACCAATGCTGATTTACGAGAACTGTGGACTCGTATCGTTTTTAACTTGCTCGTGTCAAATACAGATGATCACTTGCGCAATCACGGGTTTTTGCTTGACCCTGGCAAAGGCTGGCGCCTTTCAGAAGCATACGATATGAACCCGGTGCCGCATTCTGATGGATTAAAACTCAATATCAGTCAGTCCGACAATGCCTTGGATCTCGATTTGGCTAGATCAGTCGCTCCGTATTTTCGCTTGTCGCCCACGGAGGCACAAGAGATCATCGAAAATAGTCAAGAGGTTGTACGCCAATGGCCTCTGCTCGCTACAGCATTGACAATTCCCGAGCGGGAACAAGAACGAATGGCTACTGCTTTTCGATTAGCATATTCGAAATATTGA
- a CDS encoding helix-turn-helix domain-containing protein: MAQKISTLLPYADKLLQQFGERLRLARLRRGLSAKQVCERAGMAPMTLRSVERGGSGVTIGAYLAVMQVLGIEQDLSLLGQVDAVGRSLQDSRLPAPRVAGVRSRTLIGENREVTFGPDYEEMKRLAASDSALDKSRKSQETSVTNKDHTNWANEGKFISSSALSNLIASPKKDK; this comes from the coding sequence ATGGCTCAAAAAATTTCTACTTTATTACCCTATGCTGACAAGCTGTTGCAGCAATTTGGAGAGCGTCTGCGTTTAGCGCGGCTACGCCGTGGCCTATCAGCTAAACAAGTTTGTGAGCGTGCGGGAATGGCACCTATGACATTGCGTAGTGTAGAGCGAGGTGGCTCAGGCGTTACCATAGGCGCATATCTGGCAGTAATGCAGGTGCTTGGAATTGAGCAAGATCTAAGCTTGCTTGGACAAGTCGATGCCGTAGGACGATCATTACAGGATTCACGCCTTCCTGCACCACGTGTAGCTGGTGTACGTAGTAGAACATTAATAGGAGAGAACCGTGAGGTCACCTTTGGGCCTGACTATGAAGAAATGAAGCGCCTGGCGGCTTCCGATAGCGCATTGGACAAGTCTCGTAAATCACAAGAAACCAGCGTTACCAACAAAGATCATACGAATTGGGCGAATGAAGGTAAATTCATTAGTTCTAGTGCGCTTTCCAACTTGATCGCTTCACCTAAAAAAGATAAATAG
- a CDS encoding Fic family protein, with amino-acid sequence MPKPTLPQELDHLVELISLHDNGIGMDSLLQALSDQIPRRTLQRRLALLIEQGRIQSSGGSRALRYMRRQTGPDASNDDQLTTAGTLSSEMYVPTSPESEKIKAYVRQPRQLRTPVGYKLEFLEQYHPNLTAYVPLDLREQLHKLGRSPADQAPAGTFARDVLNRLLIDLSWASSQLEGNTYSRLDTERLIEFGQAAEGKNAFETQMILNHKEAIEYLVCNPEHAQLNTDTIIALHAFLSDGLMADPSACGRIRSRAVEIGGSVYLPVALPQRLEELFGIVIKMAAEIQDPFEQAFFLMVHLPYLQPFEDVNKRVSRLAANIPFIRHNLCPLSFIDVPQQAYVDAMLGVYELNRVDLLLDVFVWAYERSCQQYAAVKQNLIPPDIFRLRYRQALAELVATIVRSDAFATETVVRAKIPAQVAEADKDHFTELALAEFKTLHAGNAVRFGLRPLEFAAWQEKHGGAT; translated from the coding sequence ATGCCAAAACCCACCCTCCCCCAAGAGCTAGACCACCTGGTTGAGCTGATTTCCTTGCACGACAACGGTATTGGCATGGACTCCCTCTTACAAGCCCTCAGTGATCAAATTCCACGCCGCACCTTACAGCGTCGACTGGCCCTCCTCATCGAGCAAGGCCGCATCCAATCTAGCGGTGGAAGCCGTGCATTGCGCTATATGCGCCGCCAAACAGGTCCAGATGCATCAAATGACGATCAGCTCACGACGGCAGGCACCCTATCTTCCGAAATGTATGTACCCACTTCACCGGAAAGCGAGAAAATTAAAGCCTACGTGCGTCAGCCACGTCAGTTACGTACGCCGGTTGGCTACAAACTTGAATTTCTTGAACAGTACCACCCCAACCTAACAGCTTACGTCCCACTGGACCTACGCGAGCAACTACACAAGCTGGGCCGCTCACCAGCTGACCAGGCCCCCGCTGGCACTTTCGCCCGCGACGTGCTGAATCGCCTGCTAATCGATCTGTCATGGGCCTCTTCACAACTTGAAGGGAACACCTACAGTCGTCTCGATACAGAGCGGCTGATCGAATTCGGCCAGGCCGCCGAAGGTAAGAATGCATTCGAAACGCAGATGATCCTGAACCACAAAGAGGCCATCGAATATCTGGTGTGCAATCCAGAGCATGCACAACTCAATACGGACACGATTATTGCCTTGCATGCCTTCCTGTCCGATGGACTAATGGCCGATCCTTCGGCTTGTGGCCGTATCCGTAGCCGTGCCGTGGAAATAGGCGGCAGCGTGTATTTGCCTGTCGCCCTGCCCCAGCGCCTGGAAGAACTATTTGGCATTGTCATCAAGATGGCTGCAGAGATACAGGATCCGTTCGAGCAAGCTTTTTTCCTGATGGTCCACCTACCCTATCTGCAGCCCTTTGAAGACGTCAATAAACGAGTCTCAAGGCTGGCAGCCAATATTCCTTTCATACGCCACAATCTGTGTCCCCTGTCCTTTATCGATGTGCCGCAGCAAGCCTATGTCGATGCCATGCTTGGAGTGTATGAACTAAATCGCGTCGACCTTTTGCTCGATGTTTTTGTGTGGGCGTATGAACGTTCTTGTCAGCAATATGCCGCCGTGAAACAAAACCTGATTCCACCAGATATCTTTCGTCTGCGCTACCGCCAGGCGTTGGCAGAGCTGGTGGCGACCATTGTTCGCAGCGATGCATTTGCCACAGAAACCGTCGTACGTGCAAAAATACCTGCTCAGGTTGCCGAAGCGGACAAGGATCATTTCACCGAATTAGCATTGGCCGAATTCAAAACCCTGCATGCCGGCAATGCTGTTCGTTTTGGTCTCAGACCTCTGGAGTTTGCTGCCTGGCAGGAGAAACATGGCGGTGCGACGTGA
- a CDS encoding site-specific integrase has product MTEPMPEIDETAAPAPFFALSKLDNAPASSLDGTSGINRATLTPWITASNDSEAIKAWLRNFDAESHTYRAYEKEALRLLLWAVLEQKKPLSSLVTDDFEDYFKFLANPPTHWISTARVERESPEWAPLRAPLKPSSIKQAKVILNAMMIWLVNARYLAGNPLAIVRQKRSSQIKRPSRYLPMTTWEFFWDWLETWPEITDRQQRDKLRIQMLFSLLYVTAARLSDVAQATMGHLRQDDDGYWWWHVIGKGDKEGEIPITPELLGWIKRYRILNGLSPLPSPGEKVALFFRSNGPSEERLSDSVIYRTVTKTMRKAAAEADLQEQFDISARLRDASTHWMRHTALTHQAQAGMNIVTIKANARHNSIATTSKYLHDEEKLRHKQNRDNVRIRKTDSDQPKE; this is encoded by the coding sequence TTGACTGAACCCATGCCAGAGATAGACGAAACAGCTGCACCAGCACCCTTCTTTGCCCTAAGCAAACTGGACAATGCCCCCGCGTCCAGTCTCGACGGAACATCAGGCATCAACCGTGCAACGTTGACTCCATGGATTACGGCAAGTAACGATTCAGAAGCCATCAAAGCCTGGTTACGGAATTTTGATGCGGAATCACATACCTACCGCGCCTATGAAAAAGAAGCCCTGCGCCTCTTACTGTGGGCAGTCCTGGAACAAAAAAAACCCTTATCCAGCCTAGTGACAGATGATTTTGAAGACTACTTCAAATTCCTGGCCAATCCACCGACACACTGGATCAGCACGGCCAGAGTAGAGAGAGAATCCCCTGAATGGGCACCCCTGCGCGCCCCTCTCAAGCCAAGCAGCATCAAACAGGCAAAGGTCATCTTGAATGCCATGATGATCTGGCTGGTCAACGCCAGGTATCTGGCCGGCAACCCGCTCGCCATTGTCCGCCAGAAAAGATCGAGTCAAATCAAGCGCCCCAGCCGTTATTTGCCGATGACCACGTGGGAATTCTTTTGGGACTGGCTGGAAACCTGGCCCGAAATAACCGACAGGCAGCAACGCGACAAACTGCGTATTCAAATGCTTTTCAGCCTACTCTATGTCACAGCTGCGCGCCTCTCAGACGTGGCACAGGCGACCATGGGTCATCTACGTCAAGATGATGATGGATACTGGTGGTGGCACGTCATAGGTAAAGGCGATAAAGAAGGGGAAATCCCAATTACGCCAGAACTGCTAGGCTGGATTAAGCGATACAGAATATTGAACGGACTAAGTCCCCTTCCCTCCCCTGGAGAAAAAGTCGCACTGTTTTTCCGCAGCAATGGCCCAAGTGAAGAAAGGCTTAGTGACAGCGTCATTTACCGGACCGTAACAAAAACCATGCGCAAGGCAGCAGCCGAGGCTGATCTGCAGGAGCAGTTTGATATTTCTGCACGGTTACGTGACGCCTCTACCCATTGGATGCGGCATACCGCCCTCACCCACCAGGCCCAGGCTGGCATGAACATTGTGACGATCAAGGCAAATGCGCGACACAACTCAATCGCCACCACATCAAAATACCTGCATGATGAAGAGAAACTTCGTCACAAACAAAACCGCGACAATGTGCGCATCCGCAAAACAGATAGTGATCAACCGAAAGAATGA
- a CDS encoding PRTRC system ParB family protein produces the protein MTETQTIENPAPEMQGVANTSPPYQLPNGQVVDEKTTTVPLKYLQTKENPRTNFNYDSNDGFDQSIKEHGVQTPVLIAVDEEGDLVVFVGGRRTRSARMHRGEDYDMPVRFMRLNADERRAAALIENSHRENPSLTEEGNHAAKLLGAFGNNRDATAKYLGWTRSKLDTRLAILALIDIAQVALNSRQISLGIAELLATLPKEKQEAVLTIVQDKKLSESQVKEWILKNAKTMANAIFDKTDCVACPHNSDLQASLFAENIGSGSCSNPGCFDKKTDEELDIRKLALADEFPTVRFINPGEQHTVIKIQADGEKGVGAEQAEACRSCADYGGVISKLPGSIGQAYKNQCFNLICHAGKVAANLAATKPVASESPSTETSKTTQNTTQATSSSTTGKSAPTSTAAPKAATTSVIESQRVKDYRVGIWRAAAKAVIRTRSKESVDILFALAMTNTLSKVDSSKIRDALGTMTGSPATKVKGIKESASLANKLDEVQRQKMPDRPGRESVGSSGSPGSRRRAPVPGARPHSPLDNQRRIFTALNQIRNRIHCQRNRPGQTPGKDFQQFDEQIKRRIHFQPDEERLLIRRHSSEGHEIPHEIKTNTQTPI, from the coding sequence ATGACCGAAACACAAACGATAGAAAATCCGGCTCCAGAAATGCAAGGAGTAGCCAACACCTCTCCTCCGTATCAGCTCCCCAACGGCCAAGTTGTCGATGAAAAAACGACTACCGTGCCTCTCAAATATCTTCAAACAAAAGAAAATCCCCGAACCAATTTTAACTACGATTCCAATGATGGCTTCGACCAAAGCATCAAAGAACATGGCGTCCAAACCCCTGTACTGATTGCGGTCGATGAAGAAGGAGATCTGGTTGTTTTCGTAGGAGGTCGCCGTACCCGCAGCGCAAGGATGCACCGCGGCGAAGATTACGACATGCCAGTCCGATTCATGAGACTCAATGCCGACGAACGCCGGGCTGCCGCCTTAATCGAAAACTCCCATCGAGAAAACCCCTCGCTTACCGAAGAAGGCAATCACGCCGCAAAACTGCTGGGCGCATTCGGCAACAACCGTGATGCAACAGCCAAATATCTCGGATGGACCCGAAGCAAATTGGACACGCGCCTTGCAATTCTGGCCCTCATCGACATTGCCCAGGTTGCCCTCAATTCCCGACAAATCAGTCTGGGAATTGCCGAGCTCCTGGCGACGCTGCCCAAAGAAAAGCAAGAAGCCGTCCTGACCATCGTCCAGGACAAAAAGCTCTCAGAAAGCCAGGTCAAGGAATGGATACTTAAAAATGCCAAGACCATGGCCAATGCCATTTTTGATAAAACAGACTGTGTCGCTTGTCCTCATAACAGTGACCTGCAGGCCAGTCTCTTTGCGGAGAATATCGGCAGTGGTTCATGTTCGAACCCCGGCTGCTTCGATAAAAAAACGGATGAAGAGCTCGACATAAGGAAGCTCGCTTTAGCTGATGAATTCCCGACCGTCCGCTTCATCAACCCAGGAGAACAACACACCGTCATCAAAATTCAAGCAGACGGTGAAAAAGGTGTAGGCGCCGAACAAGCAGAAGCATGCAGAAGCTGCGCAGACTATGGCGGCGTTATCTCAAAACTTCCAGGCAGTATTGGCCAGGCGTACAAGAATCAGTGTTTCAATCTGATTTGCCACGCTGGCAAAGTGGCAGCAAACCTAGCAGCCACCAAGCCGGTCGCCAGCGAATCTCCTTCAACAGAAACAAGCAAAACAACTCAGAACACCACGCAGGCCACCTCCAGCAGCACTACTGGCAAATCTGCGCCTACTAGTACTGCGGCACCAAAGGCAGCAACGACGTCCGTCATTGAATCCCAAAGAGTCAAAGACTACCGGGTTGGTATTTGGCGCGCGGCGGCAAAGGCAGTCATCCGCACGCGATCCAAGGAAAGCGTCGACATTCTCTTTGCGCTGGCGATGACCAACACGCTTAGCAAGGTCGATTCTTCCAAGATTCGTGATGCCTTGGGCACCATGACCGGCAGCCCAGCAACAAAAGTCAAAGGCATCAAAGAGTCAGCCAGTCTGGCAAATAAACTTGACGAAGTACAACGTCAAAAAATGCCTGACAGGCCTGGTCGTGAAAGCGTTGGATCATCTGGAAGTCCCGGATCTCGTCGGCGTGCTCCAGTACCTGGAGCTAGACCTCACTCACCACTGGACAATCAAAGACGAATTTTTACGGCTCTTAACCAAATCCGAAATCGAATTCATTGCCAAAGAAATCGGCCTGGCCAAACACCTGGGAAAGACTTTCAGCAGTTTGATGAGCAAATCAAAAGAAGAATTCATTTCCAGCCTGATGAAGAGCGGCTTCTCATTCGCCGGCATTCTTCCGAAGGTCATGAAATACCCCACGAAATAAAGACAAACACACAAACACCAATTTAA
- a CDS encoding PRTRC system protein E yields MSNFQTILPLLQQCKSLNLLMTLDGGLVNVQVHLVPLPDATDGLRTPMALKGSAQELDDGFEVAILSYVGGNQAILEQIEKEFFLFFINLP; encoded by the coding sequence ATGAGCAATTTCCAGACAATCTTACCTCTCTTGCAGCAGTGCAAATCGCTCAACCTTCTGATGACTTTGGACGGCGGACTCGTCAACGTGCAGGTTCATCTTGTTCCGTTACCTGACGCCACCGATGGTCTGCGTACCCCGATGGCACTCAAAGGTTCGGCCCAAGAACTCGATGATGGGTTTGAAGTGGCGATTCTCTCTTATGTGGGTGGCAACCAGGCCATTCTCGAGCAGATTGAAAAGGAGTTTTTCCTCTTTTTTATCAATTTACCCTAG
- a CDS encoding ParB/RepB/Spo0J family partition protein — translation MASKQIKVSGLIAAGTIKDPGPIQDDDIVGIVATMDVPTNESKHYVDLPLDLIDDSPYQPRSVYRGESIDDLGHTLASAGQKEPIQVRPVGTRYELIAGHRRLRAARNLGWTKIKAYVIYMNDQEAELATLVHNEGREDLCDYERGKAFSRALSRGLAKNQSDCAAKFATSQAVVSKCIGMSKLPQPIVQMLESKHDLFGYNCSETIHKLVAEYPDRLELITEAVARLNSGADQNGIRSWVEQMIGIGSRKKGPTPLVITDDSGKQIFSAVLDGRVLTVKISDPTIDANMVQKRVSEKLSEISKSSNVEIE, via the coding sequence ATGGCAAGCAAACAAATAAAAGTATCCGGTCTCATAGCGGCTGGAACCATTAAGGATCCTGGACCGATTCAGGATGATGACATTGTTGGAATTGTCGCCACGATGGATGTTCCAACAAATGAGAGCAAGCATTATGTAGATCTTCCTCTTGATCTAATCGACGATAGTCCATATCAACCTAGATCCGTCTATCGCGGCGAGTCGATTGATGACCTTGGACATACTTTAGCTTCAGCAGGACAAAAAGAGCCAATTCAAGTTCGACCAGTTGGAACAAGATATGAATTGATTGCTGGCCATAGGCGTTTGCGCGCAGCTCGAAACTTGGGATGGACAAAAATCAAGGCTTACGTCATTTATATGAATGACCAAGAGGCTGAACTTGCTACCCTTGTTCACAATGAAGGTAGAGAAGACCTTTGCGATTACGAAAGAGGAAAGGCATTTTCCCGTGCACTAAGTAGAGGTCTAGCCAAAAATCAATCAGATTGTGCTGCGAAATTTGCTACTAGCCAGGCTGTTGTTTCCAAGTGCATTGGCATGAGCAAGTTACCGCAGCCAATTGTTCAAATGCTAGAAAGCAAGCATGATTTATTTGGTTATAACTGCTCTGAAACAATACACAAGCTTGTTGCAGAGTATCCAGATAGACTTGAGTTGATCACTGAGGCAGTTGCCAGATTGAACTCTGGCGCAGACCAAAACGGTATTCGCAGCTGGGTTGAGCAGATGATTGGTATAGGCTCCCGTAAAAAGGGCCCTACTCCACTCGTTATAACGGATGACTCTGGCAAACAAATATTTTCGGCGGTACTTGATGGTAGGGTACTCACTGTGAAAATCAGCGACCCAACCATTGATGCAAATATGGTGCAAAAACGTGTATCGGAGAAATTGTCCGAGATAAGCAAATCTAGTAATGTTGAAATTGAATAA